From a region of the Tenggerimyces flavus genome:
- a CDS encoding SpoIIE family protein phosphatase — MRDSGQVGAIEWAIAGRPMPGQDVSGDQYVVVDAGDSALLAVIDGLGHGPVAAEAAFEAIKVLNANGGEPLDALMYLCHQSLAETRGVAMTLARFSLDDGELTWLGVGNVLGAVLRNAPVGSTSLAVALVGAGIVGHQLPPTMHIRGVTMHPGDVLLLGTDGLRPHFIEDPPLAQEVPSLADDILIRCRKETDDALVLAARYRGLAR; from the coding sequence ATGCGTGACTCGGGGCAGGTCGGCGCGATCGAGTGGGCGATCGCGGGACGGCCGATGCCCGGCCAGGACGTCTCCGGGGACCAGTACGTCGTGGTCGACGCGGGCGACTCCGCGTTGCTCGCCGTGATCGACGGGCTCGGGCACGGCCCGGTCGCGGCGGAGGCGGCGTTCGAGGCGATCAAGGTGCTCAACGCGAACGGCGGCGAGCCGCTCGACGCGCTCATGTACCTGTGTCACCAGTCGCTGGCCGAGACCCGCGGGGTCGCGATGACGCTCGCCAGGTTCTCTCTCGACGACGGTGAGCTCACCTGGCTCGGCGTCGGCAACGTGCTCGGCGCGGTGCTGCGGAACGCGCCGGTGGGCTCGACGAGCCTCGCGGTCGCGCTCGTCGGCGCCGGCATCGTCGGACATCAGTTGCCGCCCACCATGCACATCCGTGGCGTGACCATGCATCCTGGCGATGTGCTGCTACTCGGAACCGACGGCCTGCGCCCGCATTTCATCGAGGATCCGCCGCTCGCCCAGGAGGTGCCGAGTCTGGCGGACGACATCCTGATCCGTTGCCGGAAGGAAACCGACGACGCGCTGGTGCTCGCCGCGCGCTACCGGGGCCTCGCCCGATGA
- a CDS encoding anti-sigma regulatory factor — MAAEMVVRVAHPDDIVAARQAGRELASQLGFSLTDVTMIATAISEVARNITSYADHGEIRLSIVQRAGRSMLEVKAVDSGPGIANTDQALQDGYSSGGGLGLGLPGARRVMDEFIIDSIVGQGTTVTMRMWAPRHA, encoded by the coding sequence ATGGCCGCTGAGATGGTCGTACGAGTCGCGCACCCGGACGACATCGTGGCGGCTCGTCAGGCCGGGCGTGAGCTCGCCTCCCAGCTCGGCTTCTCCCTCACCGACGTGACGATGATCGCGACCGCGATCTCGGAGGTGGCGCGCAACATCACCAGCTACGCCGACCACGGCGAGATCCGGTTGTCGATAGTGCAGCGGGCCGGTCGCAGCATGCTCGAGGTCAAGGCCGTCGACTCCGGCCCCGGCATCGCGAACACCGACCAGGCGCTGCAGGACGGTTACTCCTCCGGCGGTGGCCTGGGCCTCGGACTGCCCGGAGCGCGCCGCGTGATGGACGAGTTCATTATCGACTCGATCGTGGGCCAGGGCACCACCGTGACCATGCGGATGTGGGCACCCCGACATGCGTGA
- a CDS encoding STAS domain-containing protein, with protein MPVPILKQGTYLIASIQAAMSDTDAQRLQDDLMEQVGRFRSTGIIVDVTAMDVMDSFAARSLRTISHMTSLRGAATVIVGIQPEVAFAMVQLGITFEDITTALDLEEGLAHLNRRGTGVGRTDGR; from the coding sequence ATGCCGGTACCTATTCTCAAGCAGGGCACGTACCTCATCGCGTCCATTCAGGCGGCGATGTCGGACACCGATGCCCAGCGCCTGCAGGACGACCTGATGGAGCAGGTCGGACGGTTCCGTTCGACCGGCATCATCGTCGACGTCACGGCGATGGACGTGATGGACTCCTTCGCCGCCCGCTCGCTCCGGACCATCTCGCACATGACCAGCCTGCGTGGCGCCGCGACCGTGATCGTCGGGATCCAGCCCGAGGTGGCGTTCGCGATGGTCCAGCTCGGCATCACGTTCGAAGACATCACGACCGCCCTCGACTTGGAAGAAGGTTTAGCGCACCTCAACCGGCGCGGTACTGGCGTAGGCCGCACTGATGGCCGCTGA
- a CDS encoding STAS domain-containing protein has product MSGERSTESLLPELVEHLRQNRTFLREEWARRITDTRLLTAMTPEEIFSEATSVYDNYVEVLETGSVEALQDYARDLSERIIPRGVETDEVLGIVLLLRDVLARSLFEKYQGDFELLNRVLDAYEPAANRIANTVGVSFVQERERVIRQQQEAIRELSTPVLQVRERLLILPIIGVLDGQRARQLTEQLLRAIRGNRAKVVVIDITGVPEIDSTVANHLVQTVDASGLMGANVIITGLSSEIALTLVTIGVDLSKMNAVGDLQGGIEEAERLLGYEVRHAGQSSDSR; this is encoded by the coding sequence ATGTCCGGCGAACGATCCACCGAGAGTCTGCTGCCGGAGCTCGTCGAGCACCTGAGGCAGAACCGCACGTTCCTGCGCGAGGAGTGGGCGCGCCGGATCACCGACACTCGCCTGCTGACGGCGATGACGCCAGAGGAGATCTTCTCCGAGGCGACGTCGGTGTACGACAACTACGTCGAGGTGCTCGAGACCGGTAGCGTCGAGGCGCTGCAGGACTACGCGCGCGACCTGTCCGAGCGGATCATCCCGCGAGGCGTCGAGACCGACGAGGTCCTCGGCATCGTGCTGCTGCTGCGTGACGTTCTCGCGCGCAGCCTGTTCGAGAAGTACCAGGGCGACTTCGAGCTGCTGAACCGCGTGCTCGACGCGTACGAGCCGGCCGCGAACCGGATCGCGAACACCGTGGGCGTCTCGTTCGTCCAGGAGCGCGAACGCGTCATCCGCCAGCAGCAGGAGGCCATCCGCGAGCTGTCGACGCCGGTCCTCCAGGTCCGCGAACGACTGCTGATCCTCCCGATCATCGGCGTGCTCGACGGCCAGCGCGCCCGGCAGCTCACCGAGCAGCTGCTTCGCGCGATCCGCGGCAACCGCGCGAAGGTCGTCGTCATCGACATCACCGGTGTGCCGGAGATCGACTCCACGGTCGCGAACCACCTGGTGCAGACCGTCGACGCGTCCGGCCTGATGGGCGCGAACGTCATCATCACCGGCCTGTCCTCGGAGATCGCGCTCACGCTGGTGACGATCGGCGTCGACCTGTCGAAGATGAACGCGGTCGGTGACCTGCAGGGTGGCATCGAAGAGGCCGAGCGCCTGCTCGGCTACGAGGTCAGGCACGCCGGGCAGTCCTCGGACTCCCGATGA
- a CDS encoding sulfite oxidase, protein MDLLAKGSVTGEGITRDELRLAARNHALPLEALRYPITPVGLHYLLTHFDIPVVDAGTYRLEVGGNVDQPLSLSMDDLRARERLTVPVTFECAGNGRALLEPRPVSMPWLTEAVGTAEWGGTPLKPLLDEAGVQANAIEVLFTGHDRGVEGGVAQTYERSLRLTDDAVEQALLVDEMNGAPLPPQHGFPLRLVVPGWYGMANVKWLARITLLAEPFDGYQNKVSYRMYDNDGVPGEPLHRMLPRSLMLPPGVPEYMTRRRHLAPGPVTLTGRAWSGRGPIELVEVSVDGGATFAAAELDEPLGPAAWRGWRFGWDASAGEHVLCPRATDAAGNVQPVEPIWNPKGYVNNAVQRLDVTVA, encoded by the coding sequence ATGGACCTGCTGGCCAAGGGCTCGGTGACGGGCGAGGGGATCACCCGGGACGAGCTGCGGCTCGCCGCGCGCAACCACGCGCTGCCGCTCGAGGCGCTGCGGTACCCGATCACGCCGGTGGGCCTGCACTACCTGCTGACCCACTTCGACATCCCGGTGGTCGACGCCGGCACGTACCGGCTCGAGGTCGGCGGGAACGTCGACCAGCCGCTGAGCCTGTCCATGGACGACCTGCGTGCCCGGGAGCGGCTGACGGTGCCCGTGACGTTCGAGTGCGCCGGGAACGGGCGGGCGCTGCTCGAGCCGCGCCCGGTCAGCATGCCGTGGCTGACCGAGGCGGTCGGCACCGCCGAGTGGGGCGGTACGCCGCTGAAGCCGCTGCTCGACGAGGCGGGCGTCCAGGCGAACGCGATCGAGGTGCTGTTCACCGGCCACGACCGTGGCGTGGAGGGCGGGGTCGCCCAGACGTACGAGCGCTCGCTCCGGCTGACCGACGACGCCGTCGAGCAGGCCCTGCTCGTCGACGAGATGAACGGCGCGCCGCTCCCGCCCCAGCACGGCTTCCCGCTGCGGCTCGTCGTGCCCGGCTGGTACGGCATGGCGAACGTCAAGTGGCTCGCGCGCATCACGCTGCTCGCCGAGCCGTTCGACGGCTACCAGAACAAGGTCTCGTACCGCATGTACGACAACGACGGCGTCCCCGGCGAGCCGCTGCACCGGATGCTGCCGCGCTCGCTGATGCTCCCGCCCGGCGTGCCGGAGTACATGACCAGGCGGCGCCACCTGGCGCCCGGCCCGGTGACGCTGACCGGGCGGGCCTGGTCGGGGCGCGGCCCGATCGAGCTCGTCGAGGTGTCCGTCGACGGCGGCGCCACGTTCGCCGCGGCCGAGCTGGACGAGCCGCTCGGCCCGGCCGCCTGGCGCGGCTGGCGCTTCGGCTGGGACGCGTCCGCCGGCGAGCACGTCCTCTGCCCGCGGGCGACCGACGCCGCCGGCAACGTCCAGCCGGTCGAGCCGATCTGGAACCCCAAGGGCTACGTCAACAACGCGGTCCAGCGGCTCGACGTCACCGTCGCCTGA
- a CDS encoding phytanoyl-CoA dioxygenase family protein codes for MTDTINLPQVLSDSEVEQFWEQGYFLVKGVFSKEEAEYYRNLILGLIPPNLDIPEHWHVASGRIKPHFTPGNHTYDSPDFIPLFQNEKLYAVVAQLLQSHRLRSFDGSIGITVRNDDQRDNSRSQTLHIDASVPTDLDNFLFTLKEVQLGGCFYFTDVQPDGGGIHVVPGGHRIVESESRADPQGRHLHNDWKQIHHLQSVEVTGEAGDFALLHHLMPHGASHNRRPTARVAQFLRYVRDDHPHGAGSKPAAGLYNELQIAAMSDLGRKLLGVDPW; via the coding sequence GTGACCGACACGATCAACCTCCCGCAGGTACTCAGCGACTCCGAGGTCGAGCAGTTCTGGGAGCAGGGCTACTTCCTCGTCAAGGGCGTGTTCTCCAAGGAGGAGGCCGAGTACTACCGCAACCTGATCCTCGGCCTGATCCCGCCCAACCTCGACATCCCCGAGCACTGGCATGTCGCCTCCGGCCGGATCAAGCCGCACTTCACGCCGGGCAACCACACCTACGACTCGCCGGACTTCATCCCGTTGTTCCAGAACGAGAAGTTGTACGCGGTCGTCGCCCAGCTGCTCCAGTCCCACCGGCTGCGCTCGTTCGACGGCTCGATCGGCATCACCGTGCGCAACGACGACCAACGGGACAATTCCCGCAGCCAGACGCTGCACATCGACGCGTCCGTACCGACCGACCTCGACAACTTCCTGTTCACCTTGAAGGAAGTCCAGCTCGGCGGCTGCTTCTACTTCACCGACGTCCAGCCTGACGGCGGCGGCATCCACGTCGTGCCCGGCGGCCACCGGATCGTCGAGTCGGAGTCGCGCGCCGACCCGCAGGGCCGGCACCTGCACAACGACTGGAAGCAGATCCACCACCTGCAGAGCGTCGAGGTGACCGGCGAGGCCGGCGACTTCGCGCTGCTGCACCACCTGATGCCGCACGGCGCCTCGCACAACCGGCGGCCGACGGCGCGGGTGGCGCAGTTCCTGCGGTACGTCCGCGACGACCACCCGCACGGCGCGGGCAGCAAGCCCGCGGCGGGGTTGTACAACGAGCTGCAGATCGCGGCGATGTCGGACCTCGGCAGGAAGCTGCTCGGCGTCGATCCCTGGTGA
- a CDS encoding class I SAM-dependent methyltransferase: MSWQWDPTLYEGSAEYYAVGRMPYPQAIADAIRDALDLDGTGGYLDIGCGPGSLTTLVAPLFERATGVDADQGMIRVAKANAPEIDWRCMRAEELPADLGDQRLITFAQSFHWFDRPLVAGIVRGMLQPGGAVVHVGATTHEGIEGSTTPRDEIRGLITEYLGSTRRAGQGVLTDGTAGGENAIFAAAGFDGPQVVEVERGELLERSEDQIVASVFSLSGAAPHLFGDRREAFERDLRQLLRDHSPEGTFVERARGITLSVWR, translated from the coding sequence ATGAGCTGGCAGTGGGATCCGACGCTCTACGAGGGCAGTGCCGAGTACTACGCCGTCGGCAGAATGCCTTACCCACAAGCGATCGCGGACGCCATCCGCGACGCACTGGACCTCGACGGCACCGGCGGCTACCTCGACATCGGCTGCGGTCCGGGCTCGCTCACCACCCTGGTCGCGCCGCTGTTCGAACGCGCCACCGGCGTTGACGCCGACCAGGGCATGATCCGCGTCGCCAAGGCCAACGCGCCCGAGATCGACTGGCGCTGCATGCGCGCCGAGGAGCTCCCCGCAGACCTCGGCGACCAGCGGCTGATCACGTTCGCCCAGTCGTTCCACTGGTTCGACCGCCCGCTCGTCGCCGGCATCGTGCGCGGCATGCTCCAGCCCGGCGGGGCGGTCGTGCACGTCGGCGCCACCACGCACGAGGGCATCGAAGGAAGTACGACGCCGCGCGACGAGATCCGCGGGCTCATCACGGAGTACCTCGGCAGCACGCGCCGCGCCGGCCAGGGCGTCCTCACCGACGGGACCGCGGGCGGCGAGAACGCCATCTTCGCCGCGGCCGGCTTCGACGGCCCGCAGGTCGTCGAGGTCGAACGAGGCGAGCTGCTCGAACGCAGCGAGGACCAGATCGTCGCGTCCGTCTTCTCGCTGTCCGGCGCCGCGCCGCACCTGTTCGGCGACCGGCGCGAGGCGTTCGAACGGGACCTGCGCCAGCTGCTCCGCGACCACAGCCCCGAGGGCACGTTCGTCGAACGCGCCCGCGGCATCACGCTGAGCGTCTGGCGCTGA
- a CDS encoding aminoglycoside phosphotransferase family protein, with product MPQHELVDFVNERAGCGLELIGIAPQGQSGGAAFVRWPDGHQSVVTTAMASLDHMRQTAEILAYAKGLGLPVPHHELLLPRDDGLVAVVQERLPGKPIAASDASTIDAMVALNERFAHLLADRTDVPIPPLCLRESGDPVPRHEPLEQHSDRSRRLLKRIKELGAADIHEMDGDDLVHVDLTVPNILFDDEGNLSGVVDWNFGVARGDRRFGLVKLLFDLTWAAGSPGEEQAPRPDALERAAEAVDAIEPEKLKLYWAHWTLAMLYWTIRSGYEEVIAIHLDLGESRL from the coding sequence GTGCCCCAACACGAGCTCGTCGACTTCGTCAACGAGCGAGCTGGTTGTGGACTCGAGCTGATCGGCATCGCCCCGCAAGGACAGTCCGGCGGTGCCGCGTTCGTCCGCTGGCCCGACGGCCACCAGAGCGTCGTCACCACCGCGATGGCCTCGCTCGATCACATGCGCCAGACCGCCGAGATCCTCGCGTACGCCAAGGGCCTCGGGCTCCCCGTGCCACACCACGAGCTCCTGCTCCCGCGCGACGACGGACTGGTCGCCGTCGTCCAGGAACGCCTTCCCGGCAAGCCGATCGCCGCGTCCGACGCGTCGACCATCGACGCGATGGTCGCGTTGAACGAACGGTTCGCCCATCTGCTCGCCGACCGGACCGACGTGCCGATCCCGCCCCTCTGCCTGCGCGAGAGCGGCGACCCCGTACCGAGGCACGAGCCGCTCGAGCAGCACAGCGACCGGAGCCGCCGCCTGCTGAAGCGGATCAAAGAGCTCGGCGCGGCGGACATCCACGAGATGGACGGCGACGACCTCGTGCACGTCGACCTCACCGTGCCCAACATCCTCTTCGACGACGAGGGCAACCTCAGCGGCGTCGTCGACTGGAACTTCGGCGTCGCCCGCGGCGACCGCCGCTTCGGCCTGGTCAAGCTGCTGTTCGACCTCACCTGGGCGGCCGGGTCGCCCGGCGAAGAGCAGGCGCCGCGGCCGGACGCACTCGAACGTGCCGCCGAGGCGGTCGACGCCATCGAGCCGGAGAAGCTGAAGCTGTACTGGGCGCACTGGACGCTCGCGATGCTGTACTGGACGATCCGCTCGGGCTACGAAGAAGTGATCGCCATCCATCTCGACCTCGGTGAGAGCAGGCTATGA
- a CDS encoding NUDIX hydrolase yields the protein MTIERRTRVAAYAICHRADEVLLAHFVSADGADRHWTLPGGGIDFGEDPSHAVVREVAEETGYQVEVEQLLGVDSRPRRQSFNGHEEDVHHLGVYYSVRIVGGSLRDEVGGSTDQAAWIPLAQLPSLPRASLVDLGIGLERDRPPTGHVKPAASGGSGSATVR from the coding sequence GTGACGATCGAACGCCGAACCCGAGTCGCCGCGTACGCCATCTGCCATCGAGCCGACGAGGTGCTGCTCGCGCACTTCGTGTCGGCCGATGGTGCCGACCGGCACTGGACGTTGCCGGGCGGTGGGATCGACTTCGGCGAGGATCCCTCGCACGCCGTCGTCCGTGAGGTGGCCGAGGAGACCGGGTACCAGGTCGAGGTCGAGCAGTTGCTCGGCGTGGACTCGCGGCCGCGGCGGCAGAGCTTCAACGGGCACGAGGAGGACGTACACCACCTCGGCGTCTACTACAGCGTGCGCATCGTCGGCGGCTCGCTGCGGGACGAGGTGGGCGGCTCGACCGACCAGGCGGCCTGGATCCCGTTGGCCCAACTGCCCTCGCTGCCCCGCGCGTCGCTCGTGGACCTCGGCATCGGGTTGGAACGCGACCGTCCGCCGACCGGTCACGTCAAGCCGGCAGCGTCCGGAGGCTCCGGATCGGCGACAGTGCGGTGA
- a CDS encoding MFS transporter produces MRQWAVLRSHRDFRNLFAGTTVGTFGANLNAIALPLTAVIFLDASPSQMGVLGAVALAPFLIFGLPAGVWVDRIPYRTTLLACNIAAAVLTGTVPLLAVLGVLAMWQLYVIGFLTGICVLFSSLASTTFVPLLVPKDQLLQANAALSQSGTIMGVSGSAAGGALVQVLTAPIALVVDAVSSLIAAVLQGLIRQPGKVIEKTVRRQRLGASIVEGFRTVYAQPILRVMLVAATLGALAGQVQTVVLMLFFANDLGLEAGAIGLLVAVAGVAGVVGALIAAPFTERVGHGPTFLAGTLIASLAGIVLAMAGGPPAAILVVAVASQVLRGLGQPLYSVNQVTVRQALTPPDMLARVNATWRFLVFGMQPIGALVGGVLGETVGLRATILLSGAGMLVAVAFTALSPIRSLRTLPA; encoded by the coding sequence ATGCGCCAATGGGCAGTGCTCCGATCGCATCGGGACTTCCGCAACCTGTTCGCCGGGACGACCGTCGGTACGTTCGGCGCGAACCTCAACGCGATCGCCCTGCCGCTCACCGCGGTGATCTTCCTCGACGCATCGCCCTCCCAGATGGGCGTTCTCGGTGCCGTCGCGCTCGCTCCGTTCCTCATCTTCGGGCTGCCCGCCGGCGTCTGGGTGGATCGCATCCCGTATCGAACGACGCTGCTCGCCTGCAACATCGCCGCCGCCGTCCTGACCGGCACGGTCCCGCTGCTGGCCGTGCTCGGCGTCCTCGCGATGTGGCAGCTCTACGTCATCGGCTTCCTCACCGGCATCTGCGTGCTGTTCAGCTCGCTCGCGTCGACCACGTTCGTTCCCCTGCTCGTGCCGAAGGACCAGCTCCTGCAGGCGAACGCGGCACTGTCGCAGAGCGGCACGATCATGGGCGTCAGCGGTTCGGCGGCGGGCGGGGCGCTCGTCCAGGTGCTGACGGCGCCGATCGCGCTGGTCGTGGACGCCGTGTCATCGCTCATAGCCGCCGTCCTGCAGGGGCTGATTCGGCAACCCGGCAAGGTGATCGAGAAGACCGTCAGGCGCCAACGGCTGGGCGCGAGCATCGTGGAAGGCTTCCGCACGGTCTACGCGCAGCCGATCCTCCGGGTGATGCTGGTCGCGGCGACGCTGGGAGCGCTGGCCGGTCAGGTCCAGACCGTCGTGCTGATGCTGTTCTTCGCCAACGACCTCGGCCTCGAAGCCGGCGCGATCGGCCTGCTGGTCGCGGTCGCCGGAGTCGCCGGCGTGGTCGGGGCGCTGATCGCCGCACCGTTCACCGAACGGGTAGGCCACGGACCCACGTTCCTCGCCGGCACGCTGATCGCCTCGCTCGCCGGCATCGTGCTCGCGATGGCCGGCGGACCGCCGGCAGCGATCCTCGTGGTCGCCGTCGCCAGCCAGGTCCTGCGTGGGCTCGGTCAACCGCTCTACAGCGTTAACCAGGTGACTGTCAGGCAAGCGTTGACGCCGCCGGACATGCTCGCTCGCGTCAACGCCACCTGGCGATTCCTCGTCTTCGGCATGCAACCCATCGGCGCGCTCGTCGGCGGCGTCCTCGGCGAGACCGTGGGTCTGCGCGCCACGATCCTGCTCAGCGGCGCCGGCATGCTGGTCGCCGTGGCGTTCACCGCACTGTCGCCGATCCGGAGCCTCCGGACGCTGCCGGCTTGA
- a CDS encoding methyltransferase domain-containing protein, protein MTTTHEYLLGHTDPELVRLAHQAKLIAPATKAILTLAGLTPGMRVLDLGTGIGDVALLAAELVGPTGSVVGIDREERAIATARRRTTTTSNVSFERGDILEWRDPSEQPFDAVVGRLVHMHHPDPAAVVRHQRQALREHGIYVAMDWDYLTTRADPASPLLQRTLAMMSGAARLGGVDAAFGARLDEVLAGGGLEDVQALGVRPFANVEDGARSVCDLAENFHPGAVRGGVVGPDDLGIDTLRQRMIAEIDAAQGTFVMPTLVGAWGRQP, encoded by the coding sequence GTGACCACCACCCACGAGTACCTGCTCGGCCACACCGATCCCGAGCTCGTCCGGCTGGCCCACCAGGCCAAGCTGATCGCCCCCGCCACCAAGGCGATCCTGACCCTCGCTGGCCTCACTCCCGGCATGCGCGTCCTGGACCTCGGCACCGGCATCGGCGACGTCGCCCTGCTCGCGGCCGAGCTCGTAGGTCCCACCGGCAGCGTCGTGGGGATCGACCGGGAGGAACGCGCGATCGCGACCGCCCGGCGCAGGACGACCACCACCAGCAACGTCAGCTTCGAGCGCGGCGACATCCTCGAGTGGCGCGACCCCAGCGAGCAGCCGTTCGATGCCGTCGTCGGCCGCCTGGTCCACATGCACCATCCCGATCCCGCCGCGGTCGTACGGCACCAGCGCCAGGCGCTACGCGAGCACGGCATCTACGTAGCGATGGACTGGGACTACCTCACTACCCGCGCCGATCCGGCCAGCCCGCTGTTGCAGCGCACGCTCGCGATGATGTCCGGCGCCGCGCGGCTCGGCGGCGTCGACGCGGCGTTCGGCGCCCGGCTCGACGAAGTCCTCGCCGGCGGCGGCCTCGAGGACGTCCAAGCGCTCGGAGTTCGCCCGTTCGCCAACGTCGAGGACGGCGCCCGCTCGGTCTGCGACCTGGCCGAGAACTTCCACCCCGGCGCCGTCCGCGGCGGCGTCGTCGGCCCCGACGACCTCGGCATCGACACCCTGCGCCAGCGCATGATCGCCGAGATCGACGCTGCTCAAGGCACGTTCGTCATGCCGACCCTCGTCGGCGCCTGGGGCCGTCAGCCATAA
- a CDS encoding VOC family protein, with translation MIDEAFPIISTPDLGKALAFYRDLLGGTVTYQFPPEGDPGYVGLQLGTSHLGIGLDPAVQPGAGNQRLSLWVYTPDCDQAVDKLRNAGIKIVQDPTDQPWGERMAIVQDPDGNTITVGQKPAT, from the coding sequence ATGATCGACGAGGCGTTTCCCATCATCTCCACCCCCGACCTGGGCAAGGCCCTCGCGTTCTACCGCGACCTGCTCGGCGGCACCGTCACCTACCAGTTCCCGCCCGAGGGCGACCCCGGCTACGTCGGCCTCCAGCTCGGCACCTCCCACCTCGGCATCGGCCTCGACCCCGCCGTCCAACCCGGCGCAGGCAACCAGCGCCTGTCCCTCTGGGTCTACACACCAGACTGCGACCAGGCGGTCGACAAGCTCCGCAACGCCGGCATCAAGATCGTCCAAGACCCCACCGACCAGCCCTGGGGCGAACGGATGGCCATCGTCCAGGACCCCGACGGCAACACGATCACCGTCGGCCAGAAGCCCGCTACGTAG
- a CDS encoding HNH endonuclease signature motif containing protein produces the protein MESTTRSTLAAVKEQLLAAANSNVLSTNPAELAATVGVLTEIRNICDGLELKVIHQAEVCEVAKAADASSTTAWLADKQGIDPTRAKKKLTLARMVEQHLPTAGAALCAGEISVDQVHAIAHTVAKLPSAAPLAEVDKTLTDHAHTLGPTPLRKLGNHVLELVAPDIAHQILQAQVEREERDADKTAYFHLNQDPDSGMWRFNGRTDKDTGERLHLLVDARSRPVKGADGPDLRTAAARRADAFGQIIELAHNHSTTRHGGNRTQMVVMVNPDTGIGTTLHTGQDLSPELTARIMCEAEVSHLLPDHLMPGHLHLTDPERLFTGKLRRLLELRDRGCAFPGCDRPPGWTHAHHIKAWSKGGPTTLNNGVLLCTHHHRVIHRGDWAIRMALDGKPEFIPPPWIDHHQTPIRNPIHA, from the coding sequence ATGGAATCGACCACACGTTCGACACTCGCCGCGGTGAAGGAACAGCTCCTCGCCGCCGCGAACAGCAACGTGCTGTCCACGAATCCAGCTGAACTTGCCGCCACCGTCGGGGTCCTCACCGAGATCCGCAACATCTGCGACGGCCTCGAACTCAAGGTCATCCACCAAGCCGAAGTGTGCGAGGTCGCCAAAGCCGCTGACGCCTCCTCCACGACCGCCTGGCTCGCCGACAAACAGGGCATCGACCCCACCCGCGCCAAGAAGAAACTCACCCTCGCCCGCATGGTCGAACAACACCTGCCGACTGCTGGGGCTGCCCTGTGTGCGGGGGAGATCTCCGTCGACCAGGTCCACGCCATCGCCCACACCGTGGCGAAGCTGCCCAGCGCCGCACCCCTGGCTGAGGTCGACAAGACGTTGACCGACCACGCCCACACGTTGGGACCGACACCGCTGCGGAAACTCGGCAACCACGTCCTCGAACTCGTCGCCCCCGACATCGCCCACCAGATCCTGCAAGCCCAAGTGGAACGCGAAGAACGCGACGCCGACAAGACCGCGTACTTCCACCTCAACCAAGACCCAGACTCCGGCATGTGGCGATTCAACGGCCGCACCGACAAAGACACCGGCGAACGCCTCCACCTCCTGGTCGACGCACGGTCCCGCCCCGTCAAAGGCGCCGACGGCCCCGACCTACGCACCGCCGCCGCACGCCGCGCCGACGCGTTCGGCCAGATCATCGAACTCGCGCACAACCACTCCACCACCCGCCACGGCGGCAACCGCACCCAAATGGTCGTCATGGTCAACCCCGACACCGGCATCGGCACCACCCTGCACACCGGACAAGACCTCTCCCCCGAACTCACAGCCCGGATCATGTGCGAAGCCGAAGTCAGTCACCTCCTCCCCGACCACCTGATGCCCGGGCACCTGCACCTGACCGACCCCGAACGGCTGTTCACCGGCAAACTCCGCCGGCTCCTCGAACTCCGCGACCGCGGCTGCGCCTTCCCCGGCTGCGACCGCCCACCCGGCTGGACCCACGCCCACCACATCAAAGCCTGGTCAAAGGGCGGACCCACCACTCTCAACAACGGCGTCCTGCTCTGCACCCACCACCACCGAGTCATCCACCGCGGCGACTGGGCCATCCGCATGGCCCTCGACGGCAAACCCGAGTTCATCCCACCCCCATGGATCGACCACCACCAAACACCCATCCGCAACCCCATCCACGCCTAG